The following are encoded in a window of Saccharothrix longispora genomic DNA:
- a CDS encoding CRTAC1 family protein, with product MLRRQLTGVIALVVVVVSYFVVSLPQSSAETRNEMAAKYGFAEHGVALPASDKQQSIRPVNQAYKHIDAWISSVGAAVAMNDLDGDGLPNDLCVVDPRTDQVIVTPVPDERGDRYQPFELTPDPLPVNDVMAPMGCVPADLNEDGRLDLLIYMWGRTPVIHLQTADRTDLSADAFVAVEAVAGDNAGPDGRYDGPQWNSNAATVADFDGDGHDDIFVGNYFPDSPILDPTKDGGVEMNHSLSHAQNGGGKHILLCKGATAGAKPTVDFEAVPDDALPEEARNGWTLAVSANDVDGDLLPELYIANDFGQDRLLHNRSEPGKVSFANIKTSRTPGTPKSKRIGDDSFKGMGVDFGDTDHDGLYDLFVSNLTVGWGIVESNFHYVNTAKDKADLQAQMRDGTAPFEDVSGENGTAWSGWSWDNKLADFTNRGELDIAVTNGFVRGATNRWPQLQELAMSNDALVSNPFFWPNTNAGDDLAGSETLHFFAKGEDGRYTDLAPELGLAVPIPTRGIATGDADGDGLLDFAVARQFDEPVYYHNEAPEPGGYLNLSLTREQAPSTGAAPAPGSPATGAQVTVTTADGKKYVQRVDGGSGHGGKRSTEVHIGLGDAAGDVQVCLEWRDRQGEVHKQEFELGQGKHEFVLGDSAEEK from the coding sequence ATGCTGCGCAGGCAGTTGACCGGAGTCATCGCGCTCGTGGTCGTCGTCGTTTCCTACTTCGTGGTCAGCCTGCCGCAGAGCTCTGCGGAGACCAGGAACGAGATGGCGGCCAAGTACGGGTTCGCCGAGCACGGGGTCGCGCTACCCGCGTCGGACAAGCAGCAGTCGATCCGACCGGTCAACCAGGCGTACAAGCACATCGACGCCTGGATCTCCTCGGTCGGCGCCGCGGTCGCGATGAACGACCTGGACGGCGACGGCCTGCCCAACGACCTGTGCGTGGTCGACCCGCGCACCGACCAGGTGATCGTCACCCCGGTCCCCGACGAGCGCGGTGACCGGTACCAGCCGTTCGAGCTCACCCCGGACCCGCTGCCGGTCAACGACGTGATGGCCCCGATGGGCTGCGTGCCCGCCGACCTCAACGAGGACGGCAGACTGGACCTGCTGATCTACATGTGGGGCCGCACCCCGGTCATCCACCTGCAGACGGCCGACCGCACCGACCTGTCCGCGGACGCGTTCGTGGCGGTCGAGGCGGTGGCGGGCGACAACGCCGGCCCGGACGGGCGCTACGACGGCCCGCAGTGGAACTCCAACGCCGCCACGGTCGCGGACTTCGACGGGGACGGCCACGACGACATCTTCGTCGGCAACTACTTCCCCGACAGCCCGATCCTGGACCCGACCAAGGACGGGGGAGTGGAGATGAACCACTCCCTGTCGCACGCGCAGAACGGCGGCGGCAAGCACATCCTGCTGTGCAAGGGCGCGACGGCGGGCGCGAAGCCGACCGTGGACTTCGAGGCGGTGCCGGACGACGCGCTGCCCGAGGAGGCCCGCAACGGCTGGACGCTCGCGGTCAGCGCCAACGACGTCGACGGCGACCTGCTGCCGGAGCTGTACATCGCGAACGACTTCGGCCAGGACCGGCTGCTGCACAACAGGTCCGAGCCGGGCAAGGTGAGCTTCGCCAACATCAAGACGAGCCGCACCCCCGGCACGCCGAAGTCCAAGCGGATCGGCGACGACTCGTTCAAGGGCATGGGCGTCGACTTCGGTGACACCGACCACGACGGCCTGTACGACCTGTTCGTGTCGAACCTGACGGTCGGGTGGGGCATCGTCGAGAGCAACTTCCACTACGTCAACACCGCGAAGGACAAGGCGGACCTCCAGGCGCAGATGCGGGACGGCACGGCGCCGTTCGAGGACGTCAGCGGCGAGAACGGCACCGCGTGGTCCGGCTGGTCGTGGGACAACAAGCTCGCCGACTTCACCAACCGCGGTGAGCTGGACATCGCCGTGACGAACGGCTTCGTCCGGGGCGCCACGAACCGGTGGCCGCAGCTCCAGGAACTGGCGATGTCCAACGACGCGCTGGTGTCCAACCCGTTCTTCTGGCCCAACACGAACGCGGGCGACGACCTCGCGGGCAGCGAGACGCTGCACTTCTTCGCCAAGGGCGAGGACGGCCGCTACACCGACCTGGCGCCCGAGTTGGGGCTGGCCGTGCCGATCCCGACCCGCGGCATCGCCACCGGCGACGCGGACGGCGACGGCCTGCTCGACTTCGCGGTGGCCCGCCAGTTCGACGAGCCGGTGTACTACCACAACGAGGCGCCCGAGCCGGGCGGCTACCTGAACCTGTCGCTGACCCGAGAGCAGGCGCCGAGCACCGGCGCCGCGCCGGCACCGGGTTCGCCGGCCACCGGCGCGCAGGTCACGGTGACGACGGCCGACGGCAAGAAGTACGTCCAGCGGGTCGACGGCGGCAGCGGTCACGGCGGCAAGCGCAGCACCGAGGTCCACATCGGGCTCGGTGACGCGGCGGGCGACGTCCAGGTGTGCCTGGAGTGGCGTGACCGCCAGGGCGAGGTCCACAAGCAGGAGTTCGAGCTCGGCCAGGGCAAGCACGAGTTCGTGCTCGGCGACTCGGCCGAGGAGAAGTGA
- a CDS encoding DUF1702 family protein: MTSSWRALRRRLLTPSTAETSLDKRGFHKKSPAAQERLETVGKTFLTGYAHAVEARTPAEAEERVEELPDWLRGFAYEGAGMGLAMLDGLPFGRSDNVSRFLATPVGTRYQYLAYVGIGWAMARLPRFRWPKPTSLDPVLAPLVLDGYGFHQAYFHTARYVDAQYQDPKFPWPGGPHGDYANHAIDQGIGRASWFVRGTDPVLVADLVDSFPAARRDDLWSGIGLAATYAGGGDDPAAAERDLRTLVARAGDHRGNLAQGSAFAAHARVRAGIVPAHSVLATRVLCGMTPQEAAGLADECRPDHRAGGDKPAYEIWRQRLADALVTTEV, translated from the coding sequence TTGACCAGTTCATGGCGGGCGCTGCGGCGACGCCTTCTCACACCGAGCACCGCCGAGACGAGTCTTGACAAGCGCGGCTTCCACAAGAAAAGCCCGGCTGCCCAGGAACGGCTCGAGACCGTGGGGAAGACATTCCTCACCGGTTACGCCCACGCCGTCGAGGCGCGGACGCCGGCCGAGGCCGAGGAGCGGGTGGAGGAGCTGCCCGACTGGTTGCGCGGCTTCGCCTACGAGGGTGCGGGCATGGGCCTCGCGATGCTCGACGGGCTGCCGTTCGGCCGTTCGGACAACGTCAGCAGGTTCCTGGCGACACCGGTGGGCACGAGGTACCAGTACCTCGCCTACGTGGGGATCGGCTGGGCGATGGCGCGGCTCCCGCGCTTCCGCTGGCCGAAGCCGACGTCGCTGGACCCGGTGCTGGCGCCGCTGGTGCTCGACGGCTACGGCTTCCACCAGGCCTACTTCCACACGGCCCGGTACGTCGACGCCCAGTACCAGGACCCGAAGTTCCCGTGGCCCGGCGGTCCGCACGGCGACTACGCCAACCACGCGATCGACCAGGGCATCGGCCGCGCCTCGTGGTTCGTCCGCGGCACCGACCCCGTCCTGGTCGCCGACCTGGTCGACTCGTTCCCCGCGGCGCGGCGCGACGACCTGTGGAGCGGGATCGGGCTCGCGGCCACCTACGCGGGCGGCGGGGACGACCCGGCCGCGGCCGAGCGCGACCTGCGCACGCTGGTCGCCCGCGCGGGCGACCACCGCGGCAACCTCGCGCAGGGCAGCGCGTTCGCCGCCCACGCGCGGGTGCGCGCCGGCATCGTCCCGGCGCACTCGGTCCTGGCCACCCGGGTGCTGTGCGGCATGACCCCGCAGGAGGCGGCGGGGCTCGCCGACGAATGCCGCCCCGACCACCGGGCGGGTGGCGACAAACCGGCGTACGAGATCTGGCGGCAGCGGCTCGCCGACGCGCTCGTCACCACGGAGGTGTGA
- a CDS encoding acyl-CoA thioesterase — protein MTGYYELRHRVGFEETNFVGNVYYSHYLRWQGHCREKFLLEQAPAVLAEIVHDDLKLFTLKVDCEFYAEIAAFDELSVRMRLEELTQTQIAFAFDYVKLQDGAETLVARGSQRIACMRGPNNNTVPTRVPAQLREALAPFGTAQVA, from the coding sequence ATGACCGGGTACTACGAGCTGCGGCACCGCGTGGGCTTCGAGGAGACGAACTTCGTCGGCAACGTCTACTACTCCCACTACCTGCGCTGGCAGGGCCACTGCCGGGAGAAGTTCCTGCTGGAGCAGGCCCCGGCGGTGCTGGCGGAGATCGTGCACGACGACCTCAAGCTGTTCACGCTGAAGGTCGACTGCGAGTTCTACGCCGAGATCGCCGCCTTCGACGAGCTGAGCGTGCGGATGCGGCTGGAGGAGCTGACGCAGACGCAGATCGCGTTCGCGTTCGACTACGTCAAGCTCCAGGACGGCGCGGAGACGCTGGTGGCGAGGGGGTCGCAGCGGATCGCCTGCATGCGCGGCCCGAACAACAACACCGTTCCCACGCGGGTGCCCGCCCAGTTGCGGGAGGCGCTCGCACCGTTCGGCACCGCGCAGGTCGCGTAG